One genomic window of Centroberyx gerrardi isolate f3 chromosome 15, fCenGer3.hap1.cur.20231027, whole genome shotgun sequence includes the following:
- the egln1a gene encoding egl nine homolog 1 isoform X2, with the protein MEKQSAIDRQYCELCGKMENLLKCGRCRNSFYCSKEHQKQHWKKHKLICKEADKAQVSKQKPEPKQPSGDGKTDEKYQQKKSAEQADSASPSGESMKGFITNAEGPEVGDKPGEDGSNNAKSNGQTRSSPQKLAMEYIVPCMNKHGICVVDNFLGAETGMCILEDVKALHKTGKFTDGQLVSQKSDSTKDIRGDKITWIEGREPGCEKIRFLMSRMDDLVRHCNGKLGNYTINGRTKEHGGLLRIFPEGKAQFADIEPKFDRLLFFWSDRRNPHEVQPAYATRYAITVWYFDADERARAKEKYLTGAGEKGVKVELNKPSDAS; encoded by the exons ATGGAGAAGCAGAGCGCGATCGACCGACAGTACTGTGAACTTTGTGGGAAAATGGAGAACCTCCTCAAGTGCGGTAGGTGCCGAAACTCCTTCTACTGCAGCAAGGAGCATCAGAAACAGCACTGGAAAAAACACAAGCTCATTTGCAAAGAGGCAGACAAGGCGCAGGTTTCAAAACAGAAGCCTGAACCCAAACAGCCGTCTGGGGACGGCAAGACAGACGAGAAATATCAACAAAAGAAAAGCGCAGAACAGGCGGACAGTGCATCTCCGAGCGGCGAAAGCATGAAAGGGTTTATCACGAACGCAGAAGGACCTGAGGTCGGTGACAAACCGGGAGAGGACGGGTCGAATAACGCCAAATCTAACGGACAAACTAGATCCTCCCCTCAGAAACTTGCCATGGAGTACATAGTCCCGTGTATGAACAAGCACGGCATCTGTGTAGTGGACAACTTTCTCGGAGCAGAGACTGGGATGTGTATTTTGGAGGATGTTAAGGCCCTTCATAAAACAGGCAAATTCACAGATGGCCAGCTGGTCAGTCAAAAAAGCGACTCAACTAAAGACATCCGAGGGGACAAAATAACGTGGATAGAGGGGAGGGAGCCCGGCTGCGAGAAGATCCGCTTTCTAATGAGTCGCATGGACGACCTGGTCAGACATTGTAACGGGAAACTGGGAAACTACACAATAAATGGAAGGACAAAA GAACACGGCGGCCTTCTTCGAATCTTCCCAGAAGGAAAGGCCCAGTTTGCCGACATTGAGCCCAAATTTGACCGGCTGCTGTTCTTCTGGTCGGACAGACGAAACCCTCACGAGGTCCAGCCCGCCTACGCCACCAG GTATGCCATCACAGTGTGGTATTTTGACGCAGACGAGCGAGCCAGAGCTAAAGAGAAATACTTAACAG GTGCTGGAGAAAAAGGAGTAAAGGTGGAACTTAACAAACCATCAGATGCCAGCTAG
- the tsnax gene encoding translin-associated protein X isoform X2 — protein sequence MSNVKREGCPRKKPDALQDRDMSANPSSPVIAVFKVFQQELDTKHDKYERLVKISRDVTIESKRTIFLLHRVTSVPDVEEVLKESDVKLDGVRQKIGLIAEDLRGEDIYQFHRAFTPGVQEYVEAVSFQHYIRHRTLISLEEINARLVFMKTEKVDPKSQGSAEGLPAGAQVLTFQVTPSDYLLGVADLTGELMRMCISSVGNGDIDTPFQLSQFLRQIHDGFSYIGNTGPYEVSKKLHTLRQSLGKVEDACYTLRVRGSEIPKHMLADVFSSRAALIDHDEGVA from the exons ATGAGTAACGTTAAGCGAGAAG GATGTCCACGAAAAAAGCCTGATGCCTTGCAGGACCGTGATATGAGTGCCAACCCATCCTCACCTGTCATTGCTGTCTTCAAAG TTTTCCAGCAGGAGCTTGACACCAAACATGACAAGTACGAGCGTCTTGTTAAAATCAGTCGAGATGTCACCATTGAAAGCAAGAGGACAATTTTTCTTTTGCACCGAGTGACGAG TGTACCAGATGTAGAGGAAGTTCTGAAGGAGTCGGATGTAAAACTGGATGGAGTGAGGCAGAAGATCGGCCTGATCGCTGAAGACCTGAGAGGAGAAGACATCTACCAGTTTCACAGAGCTTTCACCCCAG GGGTCCAGGAGTATGTGGAGGCTGTGTCTTTCCAGCACTATATCCGTCATCGCACCCTTATCAGCCTGGAGGAGATCAATGCCAGACTGGTGTTcatgaaaacagaaaaggtGGATCCTAAG TCCCAGGGTTCAGCTGAAGGCCTGCCAGCGGGAGCTCAGGTCCTGACCTTCCAGGTGACGCCCTCAGACTACCTGCTGGGCGTGGCCGATCTGACCGGCGAGCTGATGCGGATGTGCATCAGCAGCGTGGGCAACGGCGACATCGACACGCCCTTCCAGCTCAGCCAGTTCCTGCGGCAGATCCACGACGGCTTCTCCTACATCGGCAACACGGGGCCCTACGAGGTTTCCAAGAAGCTGCACACGCTGCGCCAGAGCCTGGGCAAGGTGGAGGACGCCTGCTACACCCTGCGCGTCCGCGGCTCCGAGATCCCCAAGCACATGCTGGCCGACGTGTTCTCCAGCAGGGCCGCTCTCATCGACCACGACGAAGGCGTGGCCTAG
- the tsnax gene encoding translin-associated protein X isoform X1 encodes MSNVKREGEGCPRKKPDALQDRDMSANPSSPVIAVFKVFQQELDTKHDKYERLVKISRDVTIESKRTIFLLHRVTSVPDVEEVLKESDVKLDGVRQKIGLIAEDLRGEDIYQFHRAFTPGVQEYVEAVSFQHYIRHRTLISLEEINARLVFMKTEKVDPKSQGSAEGLPAGAQVLTFQVTPSDYLLGVADLTGELMRMCISSVGNGDIDTPFQLSQFLRQIHDGFSYIGNTGPYEVSKKLHTLRQSLGKVEDACYTLRVRGSEIPKHMLADVFSSRAALIDHDEGVA; translated from the exons ATGAGTAACGTTAAGCGAGAAG GTGAAGGATGTCCACGAAAAAAGCCTGATGCCTTGCAGGACCGTGATATGAGTGCCAACCCATCCTCACCTGTCATTGCTGTCTTCAAAG TTTTCCAGCAGGAGCTTGACACCAAACATGACAAGTACGAGCGTCTTGTTAAAATCAGTCGAGATGTCACCATTGAAAGCAAGAGGACAATTTTTCTTTTGCACCGAGTGACGAG TGTACCAGATGTAGAGGAAGTTCTGAAGGAGTCGGATGTAAAACTGGATGGAGTGAGGCAGAAGATCGGCCTGATCGCTGAAGACCTGAGAGGAGAAGACATCTACCAGTTTCACAGAGCTTTCACCCCAG GGGTCCAGGAGTATGTGGAGGCTGTGTCTTTCCAGCACTATATCCGTCATCGCACCCTTATCAGCCTGGAGGAGATCAATGCCAGACTGGTGTTcatgaaaacagaaaaggtGGATCCTAAG TCCCAGGGTTCAGCTGAAGGCCTGCCAGCGGGAGCTCAGGTCCTGACCTTCCAGGTGACGCCCTCAGACTACCTGCTGGGCGTGGCCGATCTGACCGGCGAGCTGATGCGGATGTGCATCAGCAGCGTGGGCAACGGCGACATCGACACGCCCTTCCAGCTCAGCCAGTTCCTGCGGCAGATCCACGACGGCTTCTCCTACATCGGCAACACGGGGCCCTACGAGGTTTCCAAGAAGCTGCACACGCTGCGCCAGAGCCTGGGCAAGGTGGAGGACGCCTGCTACACCCTGCGCGTCCGCGGCTCCGAGATCCCCAAGCACATGCTGGCCGACGTGTTCTCCAGCAGGGCCGCTCTCATCGACCACGACGAAGGCGTGGCCTAG
- the egln1a gene encoding egl nine homolog 1 isoform X1, translating to MEKQSAIDRQYCELCGKMENLLKCGRCRNSFYCSKEHQKQHWKKHKLICKEADKAQVSKQKPEPKQPSGDGKTDEKYQQKKSAEQADSASPSGESMKGFITNAEGPEVGDKPGEDGSNNAKSNGQTRSSPQKLAMEYIVPCMNKHGICVVDNFLGAETGMCILEDVKALHKTGKFTDGQLVSQKSDSTKDIRGDKITWIEGREPGCEKIRFLMSRMDDLVRHCNGKLGNYTINGRTKAMVACYPGNGTGYVRHVDNPNGDGRCVTCIYYLNKDWDAKEHGGLLRIFPEGKAQFADIEPKFDRLLFFWSDRRNPHEVQPAYATRYAITVWYFDADERARAKEKYLTGAGEKGVKVELNKPSDAS from the exons ATGGAGAAGCAGAGCGCGATCGACCGACAGTACTGTGAACTTTGTGGGAAAATGGAGAACCTCCTCAAGTGCGGTAGGTGCCGAAACTCCTTCTACTGCAGCAAGGAGCATCAGAAACAGCACTGGAAAAAACACAAGCTCATTTGCAAAGAGGCAGACAAGGCGCAGGTTTCAAAACAGAAGCCTGAACCCAAACAGCCGTCTGGGGACGGCAAGACAGACGAGAAATATCAACAAAAGAAAAGCGCAGAACAGGCGGACAGTGCATCTCCGAGCGGCGAAAGCATGAAAGGGTTTATCACGAACGCAGAAGGACCTGAGGTCGGTGACAAACCGGGAGAGGACGGGTCGAATAACGCCAAATCTAACGGACAAACTAGATCCTCCCCTCAGAAACTTGCCATGGAGTACATAGTCCCGTGTATGAACAAGCACGGCATCTGTGTAGTGGACAACTTTCTCGGAGCAGAGACTGGGATGTGTATTTTGGAGGATGTTAAGGCCCTTCATAAAACAGGCAAATTCACAGATGGCCAGCTGGTCAGTCAAAAAAGCGACTCAACTAAAGACATCCGAGGGGACAAAATAACGTGGATAGAGGGGAGGGAGCCCGGCTGCGAGAAGATCCGCTTTCTAATGAGTCGCATGGACGACCTGGTCAGACATTGTAACGGGAAACTGGGAAACTACACAATAAATGGAAGGACAAAA GCAATGGTGGCATGTTACCCAGGAAATGGGACAGGATACGTACGCCATGTGGATAACCCCAATGGTGATGGGCGATGTgtcacatgcatatattaccTTAATAAGGATTGGGATGCCAAG GAACACGGCGGCCTTCTTCGAATCTTCCCAGAAGGAAAGGCCCAGTTTGCCGACATTGAGCCCAAATTTGACCGGCTGCTGTTCTTCTGGTCGGACAGACGAAACCCTCACGAGGTCCAGCCCGCCTACGCCACCAG GTATGCCATCACAGTGTGGTATTTTGACGCAGACGAGCGAGCCAGAGCTAAAGAGAAATACTTAACAG GTGCTGGAGAAAAAGGAGTAAAGGTGGAACTTAACAAACCATCAGATGCCAGCTAG
- the gpr137ba gene encoding G protein-coupled receptor 137Ba, translating into MEALVREREREQPPEDESLPLPTLSPAVPPYVTLGLTVVYTVFYSLLFVFIYVQLWLVLRYRHKRFSYQTVFLFLCLLWSALRTVLFSFYFRNFVTANTLGPFPFWLLYCFPVCLQFFTLSLMNLYFAQVVFKAKSKYAPELVRYRLPLYLLFLSISLVFLVVNLACALLVRMSSAEAQTIVLVRVAINDTLFVLCAISLSLCLYKIAKMSLANIYLESKGTSVCQVTVIGATVILLYTSRACYNLVVLGLSNKSINSFDYDWYNVSDQADLRSTLGDAGYIVFGVILFVWELLPTSLVVFFFRVRRPNQDRSGSGLPGHVFSSRAYFFDNPRRYDSDDDLAWSIIPQNIQASLAADSYEWGSRSSSITAYIGGEDALHLPPPPEELNPY; encoded by the exons ATGGAGGCCCTGgttagggagagggagagggagcagccGCCGGAGGACGAGTCCCTGCCTCTCCCCACCCTCAGCCCGGCCGTGCCCCCCTACGTCACGCTGGGCCTGACGGTGGTGTACACCGTCTTCTACTCCCTGCTCTTCGTCTTCATCTACGTCCAGCTCTGGCTGGTCCTGCGCTACCGACACAAGCGCTTCAGCTACCAGACcgtgttcctgttcctgtgccTGCTGTGGTCGGCCCTGCGCACCGTGCTCTTCTCCTTCTACTTCAGGAACTTTGTGACGGCCAACACTCTGGGTCCCTTTCCATTCTGGCTGCTCTACTGCtttcctgtctgcctgcagTTCTTCACCCTCAGCCTCATGAACCTTTACTTTGCACAG GTTGTTTTCAAGGCAAAGtcaaaatatgcaccagagctTGTGAGATACAG GCTGCCGCTGTACCTGCTCTTCCTGTCCATCAGCCTGGTGTTTCTGGTAGTGAACCTGGCGTGCGCCCTGCTGGTGAGGATGTCCTCCGCAGAGGCCCAGACCATTGTGCTAGTGAGGGTTGCCATCAACGACACGCTCTTTGTGCTGTGCGCCATCTCGCTCTCGCTGTGCCTTTACAAGATCGCCAAGATGTCACTGGCCAACATTTACCTGGAGTCCAAG GGGACGTCAGTGTGCCAGGTGACAGTCATAGGAGCCACCGTCATCCTCTTGTACACATCCAGGGCCTGCTACAATCTGGTCGTCCTGGGTCTCTCCAACAAGAGTATCAACTCCTTCGACTACGACTGGTACAATGTTTCAGACCAG GCAGACTTGCGGTCGACTCTGGGTGATGCTGGCTACATTGTCTTCGGGGTGATCTTGTTTGTGTGGGAGCTGCTCCCCACTTCTCTGGTAGTTTTCTTCTTCAGAGTCCGGCGGCCCAACCAAGACAGG AGTGGCTCGGGGCTCCCAGGTCACGTCTTCTCCTCCAGGGCTTATTTCTTCGACAACCCACGCCGCTACGACAGCGACGATGACCTGGCGTGGAGCATCATCCCCCAGAACATCCAAGCCAG TTTGGCGGCTGACAGTTACGAGTGGGGGAGCCGGAGCAGCAGCATCACTGCCTACATCGGAGGGGAAGacgctctccacctccctccgcCTCCAGAGGAGCTCAACCCTTACTGA